Proteins found in one Salvia splendens isolate huo1 chromosome 10, SspV2, whole genome shotgun sequence genomic segment:
- the LOC121750408 gene encoding uncharacterized protein LOC121750408 isoform X3 has protein sequence MKPPSYHELRVPLLNKEVNAAKDILKDHREEWAISGCSIISDGWRDSVSQRDIINFLVNSPKGSVFIKSVDVSDIVKDANALVPMFEEIVDYVEEQHVIQIVTNNASNYKKAGLMLQVKKPNLFWTPCAAHCIDLMLEDVGKIPMVKEAIKKSISLTGFIYSKTGVLNMMRKYTSKRELLRTTRFATSFITLRSIHNQRQNLRKMFTSDEWRNSQWYKEIPSKNATATVLNDNYWRHVVYALKLTCPLVKVLRMVDAERKPAMGYIYEAMDRCKEAISSAFNGREEKFKRVFEIIDTRWNDQLHKPLHAAGHYLNPEVFYANVKGIYECLEVMDGMVACIEKLVPDQSIQDKIMKEEMPKYKKVVSCFSRPLAIRNRTQMAPAEWWNTFGSDAPNLRSFAIRVLSFTCSATGCERNWSVFSHDAG, from the exons ATGAAGCCTCCAAGCTATCATGAGTTAAGAGTTCCTTTGCTTAACAAAGAAGTCAATGCTGCGAAGGATATTCTAAAAGACCATAGAGAAGAGTGGGCTATTTCTGGGTGCTCGATCATATCTGATGGGTGGCGAGATTCGGTTTCTCAGAGAGACATTATCAACTTCTTGGTGAACTCTCCTAAAGGTTCGGTTTTTATCAAATCTGTTGATGTGTCTGATATAGTGAAGGACGCAAATGCATTGGTGCCAATGTTTGAGGAGATTGTTGATTACGTCGAAGAGCAACATGTGATTCAGATTGTGACAAATAATGCCTCAAATTATAAGAAAGCTGGGCTGATGCTGCAAGTTAAGAAGCCCAATTTGTTTTGGACTCCTTGTGCTGCACACTGCATTGATTTGATGCTTGAGGATGTTGGTAAAATACCAATGGTCAAGGAAGCTATCAAAAAATCAATATCTTTGACTGGTTTTATTTACAGTAAAACCGGTGTGCTGAATATGATGAGAAAGTATACAAGCAAGAGGGAATTGCTTAGGACCACTAGATTTGCCACTTCCTTCATCACCCTGAGGTCCATCCATAACCAACGGCAAAACCTCAGAAAGATGTTCACTAGTGATGAATGGAGAAATAGCCAATGGTATAAAGAGATACCCAGCAAAAATGCAACAGCTACTGTCCTCAATGACAATTACTGGAGGCATGTTGTCTACGCTCTCAAATTGACCTGTCCTCTTGTTAAAGTGTTGAGGATGGTTGATGCCGAGCGTAAGCCTGCAATGGGTTACATTTACGAGGCTATGGATCGGTGCAAAGAAGCCATTTCCAGTGCATTCAATGGAAGAGAAGAGAAGTTCAAGAGAGTATTTGAGATCATTGATACTCGATGGAATGATCAATTGCACAAACCGTTACATGCTGCAGGTCATTACTTGAACCCAGAAGTCTTTTATGCCAATGTGAAAGGTATTTATGAATGTTTGGAGGTCATGGATGGTATGGTTGCATGTATTGAGAAGTTGGTCCCCGACCAAAGCATTCAAGACAAAATCATGAAGGAAGAAATGCCCAAATATAAGAAGGTTGTCTCCTGTTTTTCACGTCCTTTGGCTATTCGAAACAGAACTCAAATGGCACCAG CTGAATGGTGGAATACTTTTGGATCTGACGCACCAAATTTGCGAAGTTTTGCAATTAGAGTATTGAGCTTTACTTGCAGTGCTACCGGCTGTGAAAGAAATTGGAGTGTTTTTTCACAT GATGCAGGATGA
- the LOC121750408 gene encoding uncharacterized protein LOC121750408 isoform X2 has protein sequence MKPPSYHELRVPLLNKEVNAAKDILKDHREEWAISGCSIISDGWRDSVSQRDIINFLVNSPKGSVFIKSVDVSDIVKDANALVPMFEEIVDYVEEQHVIQIVTNNASNYKKAGLMLQVKKPNLFWTPCAAHCIDLMLEDVGKIPMVKEAIKKSISLTGFIYSKTGVLNMMRKYTSKRELLRTTRFATSFITLRSIHNQRQNLRKMFTSDEWRNSQWYKEIPSKNATATVLNDNYWRHVVYALKLTCPLVKVLRMVDAERKPAMGYIYEAMDRCKEAISSAFNGREEKFKRVFEIIDTRWNDQLHKPLHAAGHYLNPEVFYANVKGIYECLEVMDGMVACIEKLVPDQSIQDKIMKEEMPKYKKVVSCFSRPLAIRNRTQMAPAEWWNTFGSDAPNLRSFAIRVLSFTCSATGCERNWSVFSHGARTKIQD, from the exons ATGAAGCCTCCAAGCTATCATGAGTTAAGAGTTCCTTTGCTTAACAAAGAAGTCAATGCTGCGAAGGATATTCTAAAAGACCATAGAGAAGAGTGGGCTATTTCTGGGTGCTCGATCATATCTGATGGGTGGCGAGATTCGGTTTCTCAGAGAGACATTATCAACTTCTTGGTGAACTCTCCTAAAGGTTCGGTTTTTATCAAATCTGTTGATGTGTCTGATATAGTGAAGGACGCAAATGCATTGGTGCCAATGTTTGAGGAGATTGTTGATTACGTCGAAGAGCAACATGTGATTCAGATTGTGACAAATAATGCCTCAAATTATAAGAAAGCTGGGCTGATGCTGCAAGTTAAGAAGCCCAATTTGTTTTGGACTCCTTGTGCTGCACACTGCATTGATTTGATGCTTGAGGATGTTGGTAAAATACCAATGGTCAAGGAAGCTATCAAAAAATCAATATCTTTGACTGGTTTTATTTACAGTAAAACCGGTGTGCTGAATATGATGAGAAAGTATACAAGCAAGAGGGAATTGCTTAGGACCACTAGATTTGCCACTTCCTTCATCACCCTGAGGTCCATCCATAACCAACGGCAAAACCTCAGAAAGATGTTCACTAGTGATGAATGGAGAAATAGCCAATGGTATAAAGAGATACCCAGCAAAAATGCAACAGCTACTGTCCTCAATGACAATTACTGGAGGCATGTTGTCTACGCTCTCAAATTGACCTGTCCTCTTGTTAAAGTGTTGAGGATGGTTGATGCCGAGCGTAAGCCTGCAATGGGTTACATTTACGAGGCTATGGATCGGTGCAAAGAAGCCATTTCCAGTGCATTCAATGGAAGAGAAGAGAAGTTCAAGAGAGTATTTGAGATCATTGATACTCGATGGAATGATCAATTGCACAAACCGTTACATGCTGCAGGTCATTACTTGAACCCAGAAGTCTTTTATGCCAATGTGAAAGGTATTTATGAATGTTTGGAGGTCATGGATGGTATGGTTGCATGTATTGAGAAGTTGGTCCCCGACCAAAGCATTCAAGACAAAATCATGAAGGAAGAAATGCCCAAATATAAGAAGGTTGTCTCCTGTTTTTCACGTCCTTTGGCTATTCGAAACAGAACTCAAATGGCACCAG CTGAATGGTGGAATACTTTTGGATCTGACGCACCAAATTTGCGAAGTTTTGCAATTAGAGTATTGAGCTTTACTTGCAGTGCTACCGGCTGTGAAAGAAATTGGAGTGTTTTTTCACAT GGCGCTCGAACGAAGATTCAAGATTAG
- the LOC121752943 gene encoding magnesium-protoporphyrin IX monomethyl ester [oxidative] cyclase, chloroplastic, with product MAAEMALVKPISKFNTSIPKFGSSRCSKTRFLSVKMASTVAPPSKKKSQKQEIKESLLTPRFYTTDFDEMEQLFNTEINNKLNMGEFEALLQEFKTDFNQTHFVRNKEFKEAADKMQGPLRQIFVEFLERSCTAEFSGFLLYKELGRRLKKTNPVVAEIFSLMSRDEARHAGFLNKGLSDFNLALDLGFLTKARKYTFFKPKFIFYATYLSEKIGYWRYITIYRHLKENPEYQCYPIFKYFENWCQDENRHGDFFSALMKAQPQFLNDWKAKLWSRFFCLSVYVTMYLNDCQRSAFYEGIGLDTKQFDMHVIIETNRTTARIFPAVLDVENPEFKRKLDRMVEINTKLLAVGDTEDIPLVKNLKRIPLIAALANELLAAYLMKPIESGSVDFAEFEPQLVY from the exons ATGGCAGCAGAAATGGCTCTAGTAAAACCCATTTCCAAATTCAACACCTCCATCCCAAAATTCGGCAGCTCGAGATGCTCCAAGACGAGATTTTTGAGCGTGAAAATGGCGTCGACTGTGGCCCCGCCGAGCAAGAAGAAGAGCCAGAAGCAGGAGATAAAGGAGTCCCTTTTGACGCCGAGGTTCTACACCACCGATTTTGACGAAATGGAGCAGCTTTTCAACACGGAGATCAACAACAAGTTGAACATGGGTGAGTTCGAGGCTCTGTTGCAGGAGTTCAAGACCGACTTCAACCAGACCCACTTCGTCAGGAATAAGGAATTCAAGGAGGCTGCTGACAAGATGCAGGGCCCCTTGAGGCAAATCTTTGTCGAATTCTTGGAGCGCTCTTGCACTGCTGAGTTCTCTGGTTTCCTTCTCTACAAGGAGCTCGGCCGCAGGCTTAAG AAAACTAACCCTGTGGTTGCTGAGATTTTCTCTCTCATGTCCAGAGACGAAGCCCGCCATGCGGG GTTTCTGAACAAAGGTTTGTCTGATTTCAATTTGGCTCTGGATTTGGGGTTCCTTACAAAGGCCAGAAAGTACACTTTCTTCAAGCCTAAGTTCATATTCTATGCAACATACTTGTCTGAGAAGATTGGATACTGGAGATACATCACCATATACCGGCACCTCAAGGAGAACCCCGAGTACCAGTGCTACCCCATCTTCAAGTACTTTGAGAACTGGTGCCAGGATGAAAATCGCCATGGTGATTTCTTCTCTGCTCTGATGAAGGCTCAGCCGCAGTTCCTCAATGACTGGAAGGCGAAGCTGTGGTCCCGATTCTTCTGCCTCTCT GTTTATGTGACTATGTACCTTAATGATTGCCAAAGAAGTGCTTTCTATGAAGGCATTGGTCTTGACACAAAGCAATTTGACATGCATGTTATAATTGAG ACTAATCGCACGACTGCAAGGATCTTCCCTGCTGTGTTGGACGTTGAGAACCCAGAGTTCAAGAGGAAATTGGATAGGATGGTGGAGATCAACACAAAGCTTCTGGCGGTCGGGGACACTGAGGACATCCCATTGGTGAAGAACCTAAAGAGGATCCCTCTCATTGCAGCTCTGGCTAATGAGTTGCTTGCTGCATATCTCATGAAACCCATTGAATCTGGTTCAGTGGACTTTGCTGAGTTTGAGCCACAGCTTGTTTACTAA
- the LOC121750408 gene encoding uncharacterized protein LOC121750408 isoform X1: MKPPSYHELRVPLLNKEVNAAKDILKDHREEWAISGCSIISDGWRDSVSQRDIINFLVNSPKGSVFIKSVDVSDIVKDANALVPMFEEIVDYVEEQHVIQIVTNNASNYKKAGLMLQVKKPNLFWTPCAAHCIDLMLEDVGKIPMVKEAIKKSISLTGFIYSKTGVLNMMRKYTSKRELLRTTRFATSFITLRSIHNQRQNLRKMFTSDEWRNSQWYKEIPSKNATATVLNDNYWRHVVYALKLTCPLVKVLRMVDAERKPAMGYIYEAMDRCKEAISSAFNGREEKFKRVFEIIDTRWNDQLHKPLHAAGHYLNPEVFYANVKGIYECLEVMDGMVACIEKLVPDQSIQDKIMKEEMPKYKKVVSCFSRPLAIRNRTQMAPAEWWNTFGSDAPNLRSFAIRVLSFTCSATGCERNWSVFSHDEDNDFDDDDLRWTDVGRASGASETVYHTRGSTSTREQASSSMRSYTLVDNEDDSEDINLVVSDEGEEDLHL, translated from the exons ATGAAGCCTCCAAGCTATCATGAGTTAAGAGTTCCTTTGCTTAACAAAGAAGTCAATGCTGCGAAGGATATTCTAAAAGACCATAGAGAAGAGTGGGCTATTTCTGGGTGCTCGATCATATCTGATGGGTGGCGAGATTCGGTTTCTCAGAGAGACATTATCAACTTCTTGGTGAACTCTCCTAAAGGTTCGGTTTTTATCAAATCTGTTGATGTGTCTGATATAGTGAAGGACGCAAATGCATTGGTGCCAATGTTTGAGGAGATTGTTGATTACGTCGAAGAGCAACATGTGATTCAGATTGTGACAAATAATGCCTCAAATTATAAGAAAGCTGGGCTGATGCTGCAAGTTAAGAAGCCCAATTTGTTTTGGACTCCTTGTGCTGCACACTGCATTGATTTGATGCTTGAGGATGTTGGTAAAATACCAATGGTCAAGGAAGCTATCAAAAAATCAATATCTTTGACTGGTTTTATTTACAGTAAAACCGGTGTGCTGAATATGATGAGAAAGTATACAAGCAAGAGGGAATTGCTTAGGACCACTAGATTTGCCACTTCCTTCATCACCCTGAGGTCCATCCATAACCAACGGCAAAACCTCAGAAAGATGTTCACTAGTGATGAATGGAGAAATAGCCAATGGTATAAAGAGATACCCAGCAAAAATGCAACAGCTACTGTCCTCAATGACAATTACTGGAGGCATGTTGTCTACGCTCTCAAATTGACCTGTCCTCTTGTTAAAGTGTTGAGGATGGTTGATGCCGAGCGTAAGCCTGCAATGGGTTACATTTACGAGGCTATGGATCGGTGCAAAGAAGCCATTTCCAGTGCATTCAATGGAAGAGAAGAGAAGTTCAAGAGAGTATTTGAGATCATTGATACTCGATGGAATGATCAATTGCACAAACCGTTACATGCTGCAGGTCATTACTTGAACCCAGAAGTCTTTTATGCCAATGTGAAAGGTATTTATGAATGTTTGGAGGTCATGGATGGTATGGTTGCATGTATTGAGAAGTTGGTCCCCGACCAAAGCATTCAAGACAAAATCATGAAGGAAGAAATGCCCAAATATAAGAAGGTTGTCTCCTGTTTTTCACGTCCTTTGGCTATTCGAAACAGAACTCAAATGGCACCAG CTGAATGGTGGAATACTTTTGGATCTGACGCACCAAATTTGCGAAGTTTTGCAATTAGAGTATTGAGCTTTACTTGCAGTGCTACCGGCTGTGAAAGAAATTGGAGTGTTTTTTCACAT GATGAGGATAAtgattttgatgatgatgatcttCGTTGGACGGATGTTGGTAGAGCTTCTGGAGCGTCGGAAACAGTGTACCATACTAGAGGTAGCACAAGCACAAGAGAACAAGCCTCAAGCTCTATGCGTTCTTATACTCTTGTGGATAATGAAGATGACAGTGAAGATATTAACTTGGTTGTATCCGATGAAGGAGAAGAGGACTTACACCTATGA
- the LOC121752855 gene encoding uncharacterized protein LOC121752855, which yields MKCRWKRLNENANKWVAACREANARRRSGMSDQDVENEAHSIYQAAGDNKFHDLIVFNEVMSKHPKWCIHDTTHVFPNNENVAYEQDSSNSKRKKPSESGEYTILSKPETPTSGHSTSSRSIGRDKAKRKGNSKVTQSDSTNDQVVAELQALRLAKDNENEVVKTRLQIEREKLEKPFMKMYQKC from the coding sequence ATGAAGTGTCGTTGGAAACGACTTAACGAAAATGCAAACAAATGGGTGGCTGCTTGCAGAGAAGCAAACGCGCGAAGGAGGAGTGGAATGAGCGACCAAGATGTTGAGAATGAAGCTCATAGCATCTACCAAGCAGCAGGCGACaacaaatttcatgatttaataGTGTTTAATGAAGTTATGAGCAAACATCCAAAGTGGTGTATTCATGATACAACACATGTATTTCCTAACAATGAAAATGTTGCTTATGAACAGGATAGTAGCAACTCAAAGAGGAAAAAGCCTTCTGAATCTGGCGAGTATACTATCCTTTCGAAACCGGAAACTCCTACATCTGGTCATTCAACTAGTTCTCGGTCTATAGGAAGAGACAAggcaaaaagaaaaggaaatagtAAGGTAACACAATCTGATTCTACTAATGATCAAGTTGTTGCAGAACTTCAAGCACTAAGGCTAGCTAAAGATAATGAGAACGAAGTAGTGAAGACTCGACTGCAGATAGAGCGTGAAAAGCTGGAAAAGCCCTTTATGAAGATGTACCAAAAATGTTGA